One Archangium violaceum genomic window, GAGCTGGCACCCGCGAAGGTGACGGCGGGGCTGACCGCCGACTTGTCGCCTACCCGGGCCGTCACCACGACCGAGGACACACGGCCACCGTTGGCCACCACCTGGGTGGAGGCGATGCCCGAGGTCACGTCGGTGGTGGCCTCCGTGGGGTTGAGCTCGATGCCGGAGACGGGCGCCTGCACCTCGAAGGTGACACGCACGCCCGGCTGAGGTTGACCACGGGAGTCGATGGCGCGGAAGCGCAACGTGGTGATTTCCCCCAGCTTGGGCTGAGCGGGAGATTGGTCCACGAACTCCAGCGTGGCCGGGAGCGGGGCCTGGCAGGCCGCGAACACTCCACTCGCGACCGCCATAAACACGGCGAGACCCAGACGCATCTGAGAAGGCTCCTTACGAAGGGGAAGAACGCCGCGCGCCACTGACGCACAGCCAACATTCCCCATCTTCCCGGTCTCAGATGCGTCCCGTCAAGGACGGCGGCCAGACAGGCCGCCGGGGCCAGGCAGGCAGGCTCAGGCCGCGGAGCCGCTGAACATGGCCCGAGCCACCCCCAGCAGGCGATCCACGTCCCGGGCCGTCAAGCCCCTCGCGCGGGCGAAATCCGACAACGGCCGCAGCAAGTCCTCCGTCTGGGCCGGTGTCTCCTCCGTTCCGGCGAAGAGCTCGCCGAGGCTCACGCCCAGGGCGTTGGCCAGGGCGGCAAGGGTTTCCACATGCGCAACACGCTCCCCCCGCTCGATCATCGAGAGGAAGGAGACGCTGATTTGCGCCCGCTCCGCGAGTTCCTCCTGTGTCCAGCGCTCCGGGCGCTGGGTGCGAAGTTCACGAATGCGCTGTCCGATACGTTTGCCGAGTTCCGACACGAAAGACCTCGTCCTCCTCAGGGGAAGCAGTCAGGGAGTGAAGAACCACGCACATGCGGCCGGGATTCCAATCCCCCGGTCTTGAATATCCAGACCCCGGCAAGCGTGAAACTGCCACCAGGATTCGGACGTGCTCGCCCCCTTTTTGAATCCTGCCACCTTCGATACGCCGCTGAAGGAAGGCAGACTTTCCACGAGCCCGTGGTTGTACGACGGGCTGTATCGTATCCCGAATCCAATGCCGAGCGTCACGTGCGTCCCCGCGCCCGAGGAGGCGTGGC contains:
- a CDS encoding helix-turn-helix domain-containing protein, translated to MSELGKRIGQRIRELRTQRPERWTQEELAERAQISVSFLSMIERGERVAHVETLAALANALGVSLGELFAGTEETPAQTEDLLRPLSDFARARGLTARDVDRLLGVARAMFSGSAA